A genomic region of Papaver somniferum cultivar HN1 chromosome 7, ASM357369v1, whole genome shotgun sequence contains the following coding sequences:
- the LOC113294233 gene encoding uncharacterized protein LOC113294233, whose product MSLMRAYVRVKYGIYLDSSSDEEEKALLMFTQLCLDELLHIIRQPIPRKVQTRSLITRDRVWHDAKMMNDYITPGTGYTSRQFKQRLGMREGLFEKFLGKLLEVDPEWHQCPDGTDTMGHSPHMKLVVVMKCLCKSTAVDSVNDYTRMGATTIYMYLKIFFHTICMTFGETFGERYLREPTPGDFHRLLAKNAERGFPGMLGSVDCIQWP is encoded by the coding sequence ATGAGTCTAATGCGTGCTTATGTGAGAGTTAAATATGGAATTTATTTGGATAgctctagtgatgaagaagagaaagcttTGCTAATGTTTACACAACTATGTTTGGATGAACTATTGCATATTATTAGACAACCGATACCCAGGAAGGTACAAACACGTAGTTTAATAACGCGTGATCGAGTGTGGCATGATGCcaaaatgatgaatgattataTTACGCCTGGAACTGGCTATACCTCAAGACAATTCAAACAACGTCTAGGAATGAGGGAAGGCTTATTCGAGAAATTTTTAGGAAAATTGCTTGAAGTTGATCCAGAATGGCACCAATGTCCAGATGGAACCGATACTATGGGGCATTCTCCACATATGAAATTAGTTGTCgtgatgaaatgtttatgcaaaaGTACGGCAGTTGATAGTGTTAATGATTACACTCGTATGGGTGCAACTACAATATACATGTATCTAAAAATATTTTTCCACACCATTTGCATGACTTTTGGAGAAACCTTTGGAGAAAGATATTTGCGTGAACCCACTCCTGGAGATTTTCATAGGTTGCTAGCTAAGAATGCGGAACGAGGTTTTCCTGGAATGCTCGGTAGTGTTGATTGTATACAATGGCCATGA
- the LOC113294232 gene encoding glutamic acid-rich protein-like, which yields MLKGVAPPCNYVINGHEYHRGYFLADGIYPKLTTIVQAFSQILEIPEYVRFNKYQMAKRKDVERALECFRHERMHTNWGRVVPVLILEPTNNGRVFMSSLKNLEMHLQLRNGLVKHIVARPDRGGQEADLSSLESSDMEYEDGAFDYYGDYNYQIPDDFEHAVEHVYGYGHVGEKYKHDGDDDEDSDDKEDYDDDEDDDDEEDDDDEDSDDDDDAAPDDAGMYDDDDDDEA from the exons atgctaaaGGGTGTAGCACCTCCATGCAATTATGTCATCAATGGTCACGAATACCATAGGGGTTATTTCTTAGCCGATGGTATCTATCCAAAGTTGACTACAATTGTACAAGCTTTTAGTCAGATTTTGGAAATTCCCGAGTATGTGAGATTCAACAAGTATCAAATGGctaaaagaaaggatgtcgagcGTGCTTTGGAGTGCTTCAGG CATGAACGTATGCATACAAATTGGGGCAGAGTTGTTCCTGTTCTGATTCTGGAACCAACCAATAATGGTCGTGTATTTATGTCATCTCTGAAAAACCTAGAAATGCACCTACAACTAAGAAATGGTCTTGTCAAGCACATTGTTGCTCGTCCTGATAGAGGAGGCCAGGAAGCGGACTTGTCTAGTTTGGAGAGTTCAGATATGGAATATGAG GATGGAGCATTTGATTATTATGGAGATTACAATTATCAAATCCCAGATGACTTTGAACATGCAGTTGAACATGTATATGGATACGGACATGTGGGAGAAAAATATAAACATGATGGAGATGACGATGAGGATTCTGACGATAAGGAGGATTATGACGATGATGAggacgatgatgatgaggaggacgatgatgatgaggattctgacgatGACGACGATGCTGCGCCCGATGATGCGGGtatgtatgatgatgatgatgatgatgaggcaTAG